The proteins below come from a single Oncorhynchus keta strain PuntledgeMale-10-30-2019 chromosome 1, Oket_V2, whole genome shotgun sequence genomic window:
- the LOC118384490 gene encoding atypical kinase COQ8B, mitochondrial-like, producing MLAEVFQVLRGAGKVGQAFANTQGEMLRLMGCNSTLGTRVKAAQEVVEGVMGTVMGGSAMQQSIKDDVFPDAEGWEEMDPDEAAKWAVGSEFPPGPGATEMPSGVPPSPARGPGGAGLPGQSARFLHIASTQHHTRFVHDSVVARLTPEDIKKARESKQALAKPIVKQKLSDRARERKVPATRISRLVNFGGLAVGLGLGAIAEVAKQSMGAKRAEGALLDSPLLSEANAERIVDTLCKVRGAALKIGQMLSIQDNSFINPQLQKIFERVRQSADFMPAWQMNKVLEEELGAGWREKLSSFAEKPFAAASIGQVHHGMLQDGREVAMKIQYPGVVESIHSDINNLMSVLKMSIVLPEGLFADSSLEVLQRELAWECDYKREAESAKHFKSLLADDPFFHVPFVVDELSGRRVLAMELVSGVPLDSCVDLDQETRNQICFNILQLCLRELFEFRFMQTDPNWANFFYNAEQNKIILLDFGACRDFPEAFTDDYVQVVHAASIGDRETVLEKSKDLKFLTGFEAKAFQDAHVEAVMILGEAFANSDPFDFGTQSTTQRIQSLIPVMLRHRLTPPPEETYSLHRKMAGSFLICSKLGAKIACKDMFLDIYNSYQQRRLEKEQAAQVQA from the exons ATGCTAGCTGAGGTGTTTCAGGTGCTGCGGGGAGCAGGGAAGGTTGGCCAAGCGTTTGCCAACACCCAGGGGGAGATGCTGAGGCTAATGGGCTGTAACTCCACGCTGGGCACTAGGGTCAAAGCTGCCCAGGAGGTGGTCGAGGGCGTGATGGGCACAGTCATGGGTGGTTCTGCCATG CAACAGTCTATCAAGGATGATGTGTTCCCTGATGCTGAGGGATGGGAGGAAATGGACCCGGATGAGGCTGCTAAGTGGGCGGTGGGCTCTGAATTCCCCCCAGGCCCAGGGGCCACAGAGATGCCCAGCGGAGTTCCTCCCAGCCCAGCCCGGGGTCCAGGGGGAGCAGGCTTGCCCGGCCAAAGTGCCCGGTTCCTGCACATCGCCTCGACGCAACACCACACCAGGTTTGTCCATGACTCGGTAGTGGCCAGACTCACCCCAGAGGACATCAAGAAGGCCAGGGAGTCCAAGCAGGCACTCGCCAAGCCTATTGTTAAGCAGAAG CTTAGTGATCGTGCAAGAGAGAGGAAGGTCCCTGCCACGAGAATCAGCAGGCTGGTCAACTTCGGGG GTCTGGCAGTTGGGCTGGGACTAGGTGCCATTGCAGAGGTGGCGAAGCAGTCTATGGGAGCCAAGCGTGCAg AGGGTGCCCTGTTggactctcctctcctgtccgaGGCCAATGCTGAGAGGATAGTGGACACCTTGTGCAAAGTCAGAGGGGCAGCCCTCAAAATAGGACAGATGCTCAGTATACAAG ATAACTCCTTCATAAACCCCCAGCTACAGAAGATCTTTGAGCGAGTCCGACAGAGCGCGGACTTCATGCCCGCCTGGCAGATGAAT AAAGTTCTGGAGGAGGAGCTAGGTGCGGGCTGGAGGGAGAAGCTGTCGTCGTTTGCCGAAAAGCCCTTCGCCGCCGCCTCCATTGGCCAGGTGCATCACGGGATGCTGCAGGACGGCAGGGAGGTCGCCATGAAGATCCAG tacccAGGAGTAGTTGAGAGCATccacagtgacatcaacaacctGATGTCTGTGCTGAAGATGAGTATTGTTCTACCAGAAG GCTTGTTTGCAGACAGTAGTCTAGAAGTCCTTCAAAGAGAGCTGGCGTGGGAGTGCGACTacaagagagaggcggagagTGCCAAGCATTTTAA GTCACTTCTGGCGGATGACCCATTTTTCCACGTGCCATTTGTGGTGGACGAGCTCTCAGGAAGGAGGGTTCTGGCCATGGAGCTGGTGTCAGGGGTACCACTGGACAGCTGTGTGGATCTGGATCAGGAGACAAGGAATCAG ATCTGCTTCAACatcctacagctgtgtctgagaGAGCTCTTTGAGTTCCGCTTCATGCAGACGGACCCCAACTGGGCCAACTTCTTTTACAACGCTGAGCAGAACAAG ATTATTCTGTTGGATTTCGGTGCGTGCCGGGATTTCCCTGAGGCCTTCACAGATGATTACGTACAG GTGGTGCACGCAGCCTCCATCGGAGATAGGGAGACTGTTCTGGAGAAATCCAAGGACCTCAAGTTCCTCACGGGGTTTGAGGCCAAG GCGTTCCAGGACGCCCACGTGGAGGCGGTGATGATCCTGGGCGAGGCCTTCGCCAACTCTGACCCCTTTGACTTTGGCACCCAGAGCACCACGCAGCGGATCCAGAGCCTGATCCCCGTCATGCTGCGTCACCGCCTCACCCCGCCCCCCGAGGAGACCTACTCCCTGCACCGCAAGATGGCCGGCTCCTTCCTCATCTGTTCCAAGCTTGGCGCCAAAATTGCCTGCAAGGACATGTTCCTGGACATCTACAATTCCTACCAACAGCGGCGGCTGGAGAAGGAGCAGGCTGCCCAAGTTCAGGCCTAG